A single window of Agromyces sp. Leaf222 DNA harbors:
- a CDS encoding SDR family oxidoreductase — translation MTILVTAASGQLGRLVIDALLTRGAEPSSIVAGARDTSKLADVAARGIRTVELDYGKPETIAPALDGVDAVLLISGSEVGQRIAQHRNVIEAAKAAGVAKLVYTSAPNASTADYPLAPEHAATEAVIAETGIPAVIVRNNWYIENYAADVARSAETGTVTSSTGEGRIVGATRADLADAAAVVLLEDGHLGQVYELSGDEAFSYADLAAAASDLLGREVVYTPLTTEEQAAALESAGLDAGTIGFVTSLDAGIRAGVLEVPTGGVSRLTGRPTTSLVDGLRAALAPAPATA, via the coding sequence ATGACCATCCTCGTCACCGCCGCATCCGGCCAGCTCGGTCGACTCGTCATCGACGCCCTCCTCACGCGCGGCGCCGAGCCGTCGAGCATCGTCGCCGGCGCCCGCGACACGTCGAAGCTCGCGGATGTCGCGGCTCGCGGCATCCGTACCGTCGAGCTCGACTACGGGAAGCCCGAGACCATCGCCCCCGCGCTCGACGGCGTCGACGCCGTGCTGCTCATCTCAGGCTCGGAGGTCGGGCAGCGCATCGCGCAGCACCGCAACGTGATCGAGGCCGCGAAGGCCGCCGGCGTCGCCAAGCTCGTCTACACCAGCGCACCGAACGCGAGCACCGCCGACTACCCGCTCGCCCCCGAGCACGCGGCGACCGAGGCCGTCATCGCCGAGACCGGCATCCCCGCCGTGATCGTGCGCAACAACTGGTACATCGAGAACTACGCGGCGGATGTCGCGCGCTCCGCCGAGACCGGCACCGTCACGTCGTCGACCGGCGAGGGTCGCATCGTGGGCGCCACGCGCGCCGACCTCGCGGACGCCGCAGCCGTCGTGCTGCTCGAGGACGGCCACCTCGGCCAGGTCTACGAGCTCTCGGGCGACGAGGCGTTCAGCTATGCCGACCTCGCCGCCGCGGCATCCGACCTGCTCGGCCGCGAGGTCGTCTACACCCCGCTGACCACCGAAGAGCAGGCCGCTGCACTCGAGTCGGCCGGGCTCGACGCCGGCACCATCGGATTCGTCACGTCGCTCGACGCCGGCATCCGCGCGGGCGTGCTCGAGGTGCCGACCGGTGGCGTCTCCCGCCTCACGGGTCGCCCCACGACCTCGCTCGTCGACGGGCTGCGGGCGGCCCTCGCGCCGGCGCCCGCCACGGCCTGA
- a CDS encoding ABC transporter ATP-binding protein — translation MTTDQALPAIRVQGIEKSFKDLHVLRGVDFEVTRGSIFALLGSNGAGKTTLVRILSTLLKADAGTATVHGFDVAAKPNDVRESISLTGQFAAVDEVLTGRENLVLVAKLRHLKNPGAIADDLLAMFGLTEAGGRRAATYSGGMRRRLDISMSLIGDPPVIFLDEPTTGLDPQARIEVWQTVKQLAKGGTTVLLTTQYLDEAEQLADRIAILHEGRIIQNGTLAELKQLLPAAKVEYVEKQPSLEDVFLTLVGHTGEAATDDADTTRASGSASAGKELR, via the coding sequence ATGACCACCGACCAGGCCCTTCCCGCCATCCGGGTTCAGGGCATCGAGAAGTCCTTCAAGGACCTGCACGTGCTGCGGGGCGTCGACTTCGAGGTGACGCGGGGCAGCATCTTCGCCCTCCTCGGCTCGAACGGCGCCGGCAAGACGACGCTCGTGCGCATCCTGTCGACGCTGCTGAAGGCCGATGCCGGCACCGCGACGGTGCACGGCTTCGACGTCGCCGCGAAGCCCAACGACGTGCGCGAGTCGATCAGCCTCACCGGTCAGTTCGCCGCCGTCGACGAGGTGCTCACCGGGCGCGAGAACCTCGTGCTCGTCGCGAAGCTCCGCCACCTGAAGAACCCGGGCGCGATCGCCGACGACCTGCTCGCCATGTTCGGGCTCACCGAGGCCGGCGGCCGCAGGGCGGCGACCTACTCGGGCGGCATGCGTCGCCGGCTCGACATCTCGATGAGTCTGATCGGCGACCCGCCGGTCATCTTCCTCGACGAGCCGACCACGGGCCTCGACCCGCAGGCGCGCATCGAGGTGTGGCAGACCGTCAAGCAGCTCGCGAAGGGCGGCACGACCGTGCTGCTCACCACGCAGTACCTCGATGAGGCCGAGCAGCTCGCCGACCGCATCGCGATCCTGCACGAGGGCCGCATCATCCAGAACGGCACCCTCGCCGAACTCAAGCAACTGCTGCCGGCCGCGAAGGTCGAGTACGTCGAGAAGCAGCCCTCGCTCGAGGACGTCTTCCTCACGCTCGTCGGACACACCGGCGAGGCAGCAACGGACGATGCCGACACGACCCGCGCGAGCGGTTCGGCCTCGGCAGGAAAGGAACTCCGATGA
- a CDS encoding dihydrofolate reductase family protein, whose protein sequence is MRPIIVTEFLSLDGVVDSPGGGEHPRAGWTFKEVPFVAEAYEMKGTEQLAASAMLLGRVSYDEFAPIWPTMDEFAEYNAMPKYVVSSTLTDPEWNNSHVLRSLDEVAELRNGEGGPIIVHGSATLAQGLAAAGLVDRYHLLIFPVTLGSGKRLFDGNATGTLKLVDQAVYDNGIIKAVYDVEY, encoded by the coding sequence ATGCGCCCCATCATCGTCACCGAGTTCCTGAGCCTCGACGGCGTCGTCGACTCCCCCGGAGGAGGCGAGCACCCGCGCGCGGGCTGGACCTTCAAGGAGGTGCCGTTCGTCGCCGAAGCGTACGAGATGAAGGGAACCGAGCAGCTCGCGGCATCCGCCATGCTGCTCGGTCGCGTGAGCTATGACGAGTTCGCGCCCATCTGGCCGACGATGGACGAGTTCGCCGAATACAACGCGATGCCGAAGTACGTCGTCTCGTCGACCCTGACCGACCCCGAATGGAACAACTCGCACGTGCTGCGCTCGCTCGACGAGGTCGCCGAGCTGCGCAACGGCGAGGGCGGACCGATCATCGTGCACGGCAGCGCGACGCTCGCGCAGGGGCTCGCCGCGGCCGGCCTCGTCGACCGCTACCACCTGCTGATCTTCCCGGTCACGCTCGGCAGCGGCAAGCGGCTCTTCGACGGCAACGCGACGGGCACGCTGAAGCTCGTCGACCAGGCCGTGTACGATAACGGCATCATCAAGGCCGTCTACGACGTCGAGTACTGA
- a CDS encoding DUF1048 domain-containing protein, with protein sequence MAAKWIEALTGSLEQKKQYKEAKARIEALPAPYREAANAVNRYLMYYGGVTDGDTIVQMFLDNADLWERAAIDGTSVSEIVGDDPVEFAEAYAQAYGGTQWIDKERARLVKDIDDAKRKEQR encoded by the coding sequence ATGGCCGCGAAGTGGATCGAAGCCCTCACCGGCTCGCTCGAGCAGAAGAAGCAGTACAAGGAAGCCAAGGCGCGCATCGAGGCACTGCCCGCGCCGTATCGCGAGGCGGCGAACGCCGTCAACCGGTACCTCATGTACTACGGCGGCGTCACCGACGGCGACACGATCGTGCAGATGTTCCTCGACAACGCCGACCTCTGGGAGCGCGCGGCGATCGACGGCACGTCCGTCAGCGAGATCGTGGGCGACGACCCCGTCGAATTCGCCGAGGCCTACGCCCAGGCGTACGGCGGCACGCAGTGGATCGACAAGGAGCGCGCCCGTCTCGTCAAGGACATCGACGACGCCAAGCGAAAGGAACAGCGATGA
- a CDS encoding helix-turn-helix transcriptional regulator, which produces MGAEQRGAMGRQGDERMPRRIVPRTRTPLWREALGAFLRRERLAQERILTDVASAAGVSTQYLSEIERGRKEPSSEILAAVTEALGLTLLDVAAGVAGELGRDEVRVAPRPLIVLDLTARGDSAARGPGHHETSSPVAGSMHDVLLAA; this is translated from the coding sequence ATGGGCGCGGAACAGCGGGGTGCGATGGGGCGGCAGGGCGACGAGCGGATGCCGCGGCGCATCGTTCCACGTACGCGCACGCCGCTCTGGCGGGAGGCGCTCGGCGCGTTCCTGCGACGCGAGCGGCTCGCGCAGGAGCGGATCCTCACCGACGTCGCGAGTGCCGCCGGCGTGTCGACCCAGTACCTCTCCGAGATCGAGCGCGGCCGCAAGGAGCCCTCGAGCGAGATCCTCGCGGCGGTGACCGAGGCGCTCGGACTCACCCTCCTCGATGTCGCGGCCGGCGTGGCCGGCGAGCTCGGTCGCGACGAGGTGCGCGTCGCCCCGCGCCCGCTCATCGTGCTCGACCTCACGGCGCGCGGCGACTCCGCCGCGCGCGGTCCCGGGCACCACGAGACCTCCTCCCCGGTCGCGGGCTCCATGCACGACGTACTCCTCGCGGCCTAG
- a CDS encoding PadR family transcriptional regulator yields the protein MGKQTTEMLKGTLEGIVLAILAMQPAYGYEITARLRDQGFSDIAEGTIYALLVRIEQRGLVDVEKVPSEKGPPRKVYALNATGGEYLDEFWGTWTFLAERIEQLHHDIESKQQAEGE from the coding sequence ATGGGCAAGCAGACGACCGAGATGCTGAAGGGCACGCTCGAGGGCATCGTCCTCGCCATCCTGGCCATGCAGCCGGCTTACGGGTATGAGATCACCGCCCGGCTCCGCGACCAGGGCTTCTCCGACATCGCCGAGGGCACGATCTATGCCCTGCTGGTCCGCATCGAGCAGCGCGGCCTCGTCGACGTCGAGAAGGTCCCGTCCGAGAAGGGCCCGCCGCGCAAGGTCTACGCGTTGAACGCCACGGGCGGCGAGTACCTCGACGAGTTCTGGGGAACGTGGACCTTCCTCGCAGAACGCATCGAACAGCTCCACCACGACATCGAATCGAAGCAGCAAGCAGAAGGAGAATGA
- a CDS encoding ABC transporter permease — translation MTTHVLGDTRVLTARSLTHILRSPDTIITTAVTPIALMLLFVYVLGGAINTGSDESYINYMLPGILLITIASGVAYTSYRLFLDLQGGIFERFQSMPVARSSMLWAHVLTSLVANLASMAIVIGVALIMGFRTGASVAAWLAVIGIMVLFTLAMTWLAVVAGLSAKTVDGASAFSYPLIFLPFISSAFVPTESMPAPVAWFAENQPVTSIVDTTRALFAGQPVGSDIWIALAWLVGILVIAYVWAVAIYRRKFS, via the coding sequence ATGACCACCCACGTCCTCGGCGACACCCGGGTGCTCACGGCCCGGTCGCTGACCCACATCCTCCGCAGCCCCGACACGATCATCACCACGGCGGTCACCCCGATCGCACTGATGCTGCTGTTCGTGTACGTGCTGGGCGGCGCGATCAACACCGGATCCGACGAGTCGTACATCAACTACATGCTCCCGGGAATCCTGCTGATCACGATCGCGTCGGGCGTCGCATACACGTCGTACCGGTTGTTCCTCGACCTGCAGGGCGGCATCTTCGAGCGGTTCCAGTCCATGCCGGTCGCGAGATCGAGCATGCTCTGGGCGCACGTGCTCACGTCCCTGGTGGCGAACCTCGCTTCGATGGCGATCGTGATCGGCGTCGCGCTGATCATGGGGTTCCGCACCGGGGCGTCGGTGGCGGCGTGGCTCGCGGTCATCGGCATCATGGTCCTGTTCACCCTCGCCATGACCTGGCTCGCCGTGGTCGCCGGACTCTCGGCGAAGACCGTCGACGGCGCGAGCGCGTTCAGCTACCCGCTGATCTTCCTGCCGTTCATCAGTTCGGCCTTCGTGCCGACGGAGTCGATGCCCGCGCCGGTCGCCTGGTTCGCCGAGAACCAGCCCGTGACCTCGATCGTCGACACGACGCGGGCCTTGTTCGCCGGCCAACCGGTGGGCAGCGACATCTGGATCGCCCTCGCCTGGCTCGTCGGCATCCTCGTCATCGCCTACGTGTGGGCCGTCGCGATCTACCGCCGCAAGTTCAGCTGA
- a CDS encoding helix-turn-helix domain-containing protein produces MVVSLAQIRETSGEVFVEGCPTRVVLDHIMSKWGVLVLLALTDGTLRWGELRREVQGISEKMLASTLRTLEADGLVERTSYPEVPPRVEYALTDLGRELMRHMLPLVEWVAVHAGEIVPAGDSAA; encoded by the coding sequence ATGGTGGTAAGTCTTGCGCAGATCCGGGAGACCTCGGGAGAGGTCTTCGTCGAGGGGTGCCCGACTCGCGTCGTGCTCGATCACATCATGAGCAAATGGGGCGTGCTCGTGCTGCTCGCCCTCACCGACGGCACACTCCGCTGGGGCGAGCTGCGGCGCGAGGTGCAGGGCATCAGCGAGAAGATGCTCGCCTCGACGCTGCGCACCCTCGAAGCCGACGGTCTCGTCGAGCGCACGTCGTATCCCGAGGTGCCGCCGCGCGTCGAGTACGCGCTCACCGACCTCGGGCGCGAGCTCATGCGGCACATGCTCCCGCTCGTCGAGTGGGTGGCCGTGCACGCGGGCGAGATCGTGCCCGCCGGCGACTCGGCAGCCTGA
- a CDS encoding hemerythrin domain-containing protein: MPAAALPSSGDAVPRGAKTCDARGMAEIHRLFKAGFGEGAALVNGVAEADAAHADVVGDHLAMLSTSLHAHHEGEDARLWDPLEQRAPACAVHVERMKAHHAELLVHLVALDAALPAWRTSGATVDAASVLAALEGVNAALAVHLPDEEANIVPVMERTLTQAEVDWFGEHGRKATPKGKMFVQLGAILAAQPDGGDEWMREHLPAPVRVIWRVFGRSAYERNRRELVGTR, from the coding sequence GTGCCTGCTGCAGCCCTTCCCTCGAGCGGTGACGCCGTTCCCCGCGGTGCGAAGACCTGCGATGCGCGCGGCATGGCCGAGATCCATCGCCTGTTCAAGGCTGGGTTCGGCGAAGGCGCCGCGCTCGTGAACGGCGTCGCCGAGGCGGATGCCGCGCACGCCGACGTCGTCGGCGACCACCTCGCGATGCTCTCGACGAGCCTGCACGCCCACCACGAGGGCGAGGACGCGCGGCTCTGGGATCCGCTCGAGCAGCGCGCTCCCGCGTGCGCGGTGCACGTGGAGCGCATGAAGGCGCACCACGCCGAACTGCTCGTGCACCTCGTCGCGCTCGACGCCGCGCTGCCGGCCTGGCGCACGAGCGGAGCCACGGTGGACGCGGCATCCGTGCTCGCAGCGCTCGAAGGGGTGAACGCGGCGCTCGCCGTGCACCTGCCCGACGAGGAGGCGAACATCGTGCCGGTCATGGAGCGCACGCTCACGCAGGCCGAGGTCGACTGGTTCGGCGAGCACGGCCGCAAGGCCACGCCGAAGGGCAAGATGTTCGTGCAGCTCGGCGCGATCCTCGCGGCGCAGCCCGACGGCGGCGACGAGTGGATGCGCGAGCACCTGCCGGCGCCGGTGCGCGTGATCTGGCGCGTGTTCGGCCGGTCGGCCTACGAGCGCAACCGCCGGGAACTCGTTGGCACCCGCTGA
- a CDS encoding S8 family serine peptidase: MRRYRTIAATSVFVLGLTALAAAPASAFTTDAGQATGEQEYVVLFTAGTSSAAAQAAVTAAGGTIVSQNTDVGVATVRTTDADFAADALAQGAIEGTAQNRIIADVPDDAVSGDEAKKLDEAEAEVRAGGGKTPGAPAAKKGKGGKEITPEPLASLQWDMQQIGATVDGSYKVERGSDKVLVGILDTGVDGTHPDIAPNFDAKKSRNFTVDVPVDANGGVIDGACEDEADGSCNDAANVDENGHGTHVASTIGSPINGIGIAGVAPNVKLVNLRAGQDSGYFFLQPSIDALTYAGKIGVDVVNMSYYVDPWLFNCTSHPADSPADQQEQQTIVKAMQRALDYARLRGVTLVSAAGNGATDYTKVISDAGSPDFADVPGEVAYTRDLLDPATCTSMPSEGKGVISVSSTGESKRKAYYSDYGNGYVDVAAPGGDVYDTAGNTRDISKAILAAYPQALALEEGAIDEAGNILVDGVVKSCDTAGTTCGYYQYLQGTSMASPHAAGVAALIVSKYGIPDIIRGGKYLPASVVDARLRQTAVDTACPTPPAFTYTRITPAGATITATHTCEGNVKQNGFYGNGIVNALKAVGK, from the coding sequence ATGCGCAGATACAGAACCATCGCCGCAACATCCGTCTTCGTGCTCGGCTTGACGGCGCTCGCCGCCGCCCCGGCGAGCGCCTTCACAACGGACGCCGGCCAGGCCACCGGGGAGCAGGAGTACGTCGTGCTCTTCACCGCGGGCACCTCGTCGGCAGCCGCACAGGCCGCCGTCACCGCGGCCGGCGGCACGATCGTCAGCCAGAACACCGACGTCGGTGTCGCGACCGTTCGCACGACCGATGCCGACTTCGCCGCCGACGCGCTCGCGCAGGGTGCCATCGAGGGCACCGCGCAGAACCGCATCATCGCCGACGTGCCCGACGACGCCGTCAGCGGCGACGAGGCCAAGAAGCTCGACGAGGCCGAGGCCGAGGTGCGCGCCGGCGGCGGCAAGACCCCCGGCGCCCCCGCCGCGAAGAAGGGCAAGGGCGGCAAGGAGATCACGCCGGAACCGCTCGCGTCGCTGCAGTGGGACATGCAGCAGATCGGCGCAACGGTCGACGGCTCGTACAAGGTCGAACGCGGCAGCGACAAGGTGCTCGTCGGCATCCTCGACACCGGAGTCGACGGCACGCACCCCGACATCGCGCCCAACTTCGACGCGAAGAAGAGCCGCAACTTCACCGTCGACGTGCCCGTCGACGCGAACGGCGGCGTCATCGACGGTGCCTGCGAAGACGAGGCCGACGGGTCGTGCAACGACGCGGCGAACGTCGACGAGAACGGGCACGGCACGCACGTGGCGTCCACGATCGGCTCGCCGATCAACGGCATCGGCATCGCCGGCGTCGCCCCGAACGTCAAGCTCGTGAACCTCCGCGCCGGCCAGGACTCGGGATACTTCTTCCTGCAGCCCTCGATCGACGCCCTCACCTACGCCGGCAAGATCGGCGTCGACGTGGTCAACATGAGCTACTACGTCGACCCGTGGCTGTTCAACTGCACGAGCCACCCGGCCGACTCCCCCGCTGACCAGCAGGAGCAGCAGACGATCGTCAAGGCCATGCAGCGCGCGCTCGACTACGCACGCCTCCGCGGCGTGACGCTCGTCTCCGCCGCCGGCAACGGCGCGACCGACTACACGAAGGTCATCAGCGACGCCGGCAGCCCCGACTTCGCCGACGTCCCCGGTGAGGTCGCCTACACGCGCGACCTGCTCGACCCCGCGACCTGCACGTCGATGCCGAGCGAGGGCAAGGGCGTCATCTCGGTGAGCAGCACGGGCGAGTCCAAGCGCAAGGCGTACTACTCCGACTACGGCAACGGCTACGTCGACGTGGCAGCTCCCGGCGGCGACGTGTACGACACCGCAGGCAACACGCGCGACATCAGCAAGGCGATCCTCGCGGCGTACCCGCAGGCGCTCGCCCTCGAAGAGGGCGCGATCGACGAGGCCGGCAACATCCTCGTCGACGGCGTCGTCAAGAGCTGCGACACGGCCGGCACGACGTGCGGGTACTACCAGTACCTGCAGGGCACCTCGATGGCGTCGCCGCACGCTGCCGGCGTGGCCGCGCTCATCGTGAGCAAGTACGGCATCCCCGACATCATCCGGGGCGGCAAGTACCTGCCCGCCTCCGTCGTCGACGCCCGCCTGCGCCAGACCGCCGTCGACACGGCGTGCCCGACCCCGCCCGCGTTCACGTACACGCGCATCACCCCGGCGGGCGCGACCATCACCGCGACCCACACCTGCGAGGGCAACGTCAAGCAGAACGGGTTCTACGGCAACGGCATCGTCAACGCGCTGAAGGCGGTGGGCAAGTAG
- a CDS encoding ClpP family protease has translation MSEDTPAPLHPIDADLSTQLFRQRVVVLGTELDQNLGNRLTSQLLLLSAEDPERDIAFWINSPGGSVTAMLAIMDVMKAIPNDVATVAIGMAASAGQFLLSAGTPGKRVALPHARILMHQGSAGIGGTAVDVELQADDLRETRDTMLALLAEHTGQPLERITEDSLRDRWVSAEEAVRYGFIDRIVHDAIDIYPGARGRMLGPGFRTDVASHPLADAAAAQGVLA, from the coding sequence ATGAGCGAAGACACCCCGGCCCCGCTGCATCCGATCGATGCGGACCTCTCGACCCAGTTGTTCCGCCAGCGCGTCGTCGTGCTCGGCACCGAGCTCGACCAGAACCTCGGCAACCGCCTGACGAGCCAGCTGCTGCTGCTCTCGGCCGAGGACCCGGAGCGCGACATCGCGTTCTGGATCAACTCGCCCGGCGGCTCGGTGACGGCGATGCTCGCGATCATGGACGTGATGAAGGCGATCCCGAACGACGTCGCCACCGTCGCGATCGGCATGGCGGCGAGCGCCGGCCAGTTCCTGCTCTCGGCCGGAACGCCCGGCAAGCGTGTGGCCCTGCCGCACGCGCGGATCCTCATGCACCAGGGTTCGGCCGGCATCGGGGGCACCGCGGTCGACGTCGAACTGCAGGCCGACGACCTGCGCGAGACGCGCGACACGATGCTCGCACTGCTCGCCGAGCACACCGGCCAGCCGCTCGAGCGCATCACCGAGGACTCGCTGCGCGACCGCTGGGTCTCGGCCGAGGAGGCCGTGCGGTACGGCTTCATCGACCGGATCGTGCACGACGCGATCGACATCTACCCGGGTGCGCGTGGGCGCATGCTCGGGCCCGGGTTCCGAACGGATGTCGCGAGCCACCCGCTCGCCGATGCCGCAGCCGCGCAGGGGGTGCTCGCATGA
- a CDS encoding ClpP family protease, translating to MSSYPIPYVVERRGGMERTLDVYSRLLGERIITLGTEIDDGVANVLIAQLLHLEADSQEAPVHLYINSPGGSPHAALAVYDTIQHIRPVVATTCVGQAGGPAAMLLAGGAPGMRGILRHGRAVLHQPSTQGRGSIPDLIIHADEVLRVRGELEEVLAHDTGRTREQVRLDTDRELILDAAGAVEYGLVDRVVAVQRPGANT from the coding sequence ATGAGCAGCTACCCGATCCCCTACGTGGTCGAGCGCCGCGGCGGCATGGAGCGCACGCTCGACGTGTACAGCCGCCTGCTCGGCGAGCGCATCATCACGCTCGGAACCGAGATCGACGACGGCGTCGCGAACGTGCTCATCGCGCAGCTGCTGCACCTCGAGGCCGACAGCCAGGAGGCGCCCGTGCACCTCTACATCAACTCCCCCGGCGGCTCGCCGCACGCGGCGCTCGCGGTGTACGACACGATCCAGCACATCCGCCCCGTCGTCGCGACGACCTGCGTCGGGCAGGCCGGCGGACCGGCCGCGATGCTGCTCGCGGGTGGGGCACCCGGCATGCGCGGCATCCTGCGGCACGGCCGAGCGGTGCTGCACCAGCCGTCGACCCAGGGTCGCGGCTCGATCCCCGACCTGATCATCCACGCCGACGAGGTGCTGCGCGTGCGCGGCGAGCTCGAGGAGGTGCTCGCGCATGACACCGGGCGCACCCGCGAGCAGGTGCGGCTCGACACCGATCGCGAGCTCATCCTCGATGCGGCGGGCGCCGTGGAGTACGGGCTCGTCGATCGCGTGGTCGCGGTGCAGCGTCCGGGTGCGAACACGTAG
- a CDS encoding MOSC domain-containing protein, producing the protein MHLTRVRLYPVKSLGGLDVRSARVEPWGLAADRRWAVVDDAGRTVTARERNQMLALTAEPLADGGVLLGSAASDPLRVDVPADAAPVAVGVSRQGTALPAGGEANDWLSTHLGQPVRLVWQPDPTVRAVSGDHGGLDGDRMSLADAGPLLLTTEASLAALNAWTDEGAPELDMLRFRPNVVVDGDEPFAEDEWGFVTLGEVRFRIAGGCDRCMMTGIDPFTLQRGLEPIRTLSKHRRRDGKTWFGVLLVPQNEGEIAVGDAVAIG; encoded by the coding sequence ATGCACCTGACCCGCGTTCGCCTCTACCCCGTGAAGTCGCTCGGCGGACTCGACGTGCGGTCCGCCCGCGTCGAGCCGTGGGGCCTCGCCGCCGACCGCCGCTGGGCCGTCGTCGACGACGCGGGACGCACGGTCACCGCGCGTGAACGCAACCAGATGCTGGCACTCACCGCCGAGCCGCTCGCCGACGGCGGGGTGCTGCTCGGCAGCGCGGCATCCGACCCCCTTCGCGTCGACGTGCCGGCGGATGCCGCACCGGTCGCCGTGGGCGTCTCGCGCCAGGGCACGGCCCTGCCCGCGGGCGGCGAGGCAAACGACTGGCTGAGCACGCACCTCGGGCAGCCGGTGCGGCTCGTCTGGCAGCCCGACCCGACCGTGCGGGCCGTGAGCGGCGACCACGGCGGACTCGACGGCGATCGCATGTCGCTCGCCGACGCCGGTCCCCTTCTGCTGACGACGGAGGCGTCGCTCGCCGCCCTGAACGCGTGGACCGACGAGGGCGCGCCCGAGCTGGACATGCTGCGCTTCCGGCCGAACGTCGTCGTCGACGGCGACGAGCCGTTCGCTGAAGACGAGTGGGGGTTCGTGACCCTCGGCGAGGTGCGCTTCCGCATCGCGGGCGGCTGCGACCGGTGCATGATGACGGGCATCGACCCGTTCACGCTGCAGCGCGGGCTCGAGCCCATCCGCACCCTCTCGAAGCACCGCCGCCGCGACGGCAAGACGTGGTTCGGCGTGCTGCTCGTGCCGCAGAACGAGGGCGAGATCGCCGTCGGCGACGCGGTGGCGATCGGCTGA